One genomic window of Luteitalea pratensis includes the following:
- a CDS encoding NAD(P)-dependent alcohol dehydrogenase has product MSTASAPLSQSARPSVRAARAWAAQSATSPLAPFSIDRREPLPDDVVIEILYCGVCHSDLHQVRDEWHSSMYPIVPGHEIVGRVTRVGTHVTKFREGDLAAVGCMVASCQRCAPCAAGLEQYCTNGSTLTYNGPDPVLGGPTLGGYSESITVKESFTLKVSDRLDLAATAPLLCAGITTYSPLRHWNAGPGKKVGIVGLGGLGHMGVKFARAFGAHVVLFTTSAAKVEDGLRLGAHEVVVSKDDDAMNKHTSSFDFILDAVSADHDINAYLALLKLDGTLTLVGAPERPLPVSAFSLLTGRRRFAGSGIGGIKETQEMLDFCAEHGIVSDIEMIRIDEINDAYERMLRGDVRYRFVIDMASLKA; this is encoded by the coding sequence ATGTCCACTGCATCCGCGCCGTTGTCTCAGTCGGCCCGTCCCTCCGTCCGCGCCGCGCGCGCCTGGGCGGCACAGAGCGCGACGTCGCCCCTCGCGCCCTTCTCCATTGATCGCCGCGAGCCCCTGCCCGACGATGTGGTGATCGAGATCCTCTATTGCGGGGTCTGCCATTCGGACCTGCACCAGGTGCGCGATGAATGGCATTCGTCGATGTACCCGATCGTGCCCGGCCACGAGATCGTCGGTCGCGTGACGCGCGTGGGCACTCACGTGACGAAGTTCCGTGAGGGTGACCTCGCCGCCGTCGGCTGCATGGTAGCCTCGTGCCAGCGCTGCGCGCCGTGTGCCGCAGGCCTCGAGCAGTACTGCACCAACGGCAGCACGCTCACCTACAACGGACCGGACCCGGTCCTGGGCGGCCCGACGTTGGGCGGCTACTCCGAGAGCATCACGGTGAAGGAGTCGTTCACGCTGAAGGTGTCGGATCGACTCGACCTCGCCGCCACGGCTCCGCTGCTGTGCGCCGGCATCACCACGTACTCGCCGCTCCGGCACTGGAATGCCGGACCCGGCAAGAAGGTGGGCATCGTCGGTCTCGGCGGGCTCGGCCACATGGGCGTCAAGTTCGCCCGGGCGTTCGGCGCACATGTCGTCCTGTTTACGACGTCCGCGGCCAAGGTGGAGGACGGACTGCGGCTGGGCGCGCACGAAGTCGTGGTCTCGAAGGACGACGATGCCATGAACAAGCACACGTCGTCGTTCGATTTCATCCTCGACGCGGTGTCAGCCGATCACGACATCAACGCATACCTGGCGCTGCTCAAACTCGATGGCACGTTGACCCTCGTCGGTGCACCAGAGCGTCCGCTGCCGGTCAGTGCCTTTAGCTTGCTGACGGGACGCCGTCGCTTCGCCGGCTCAGGCATCGGGGGCATCAAGGAAACGCAGGAGATGCTCGACTTCTGCGCCGAGCACGGCATCGTCAGCGACATCGAAATGATTCGCATCGACGAGATCAATGACGCGTACGAGCGGATGCTGCG
- a CDS encoding AraC family transcriptional regulator produces the protein MDSVARVEANRRRMAALLAELTTGEGLRCSLLEDVKLGRADRCYGRAPVLYESSLYIVASGRKIGFIGDRRFVYDRNNYLVLAAPLPFECQTEADDEGPMLGVSVRIVPSVVSELAVHMPARLRAGNTDRLGCVEATPLDVAMSDAAVRLLECLRTPIDAQILGPSIVRELVYRALGGPQGHLLLAMLGRHGQASQINAALQWIHNRYAEPFSVGRMARDVGMSVSAFHHQFKALTATSPVQYLKSVRLHKARALIVNEGSGAATAATTVGYESASQFSREFKRFFGASPADEAKRVHAIIAEPAAADARAVS, from the coding sequence ATGGATTCTGTCGCACGGGTCGAGGCCAATCGGCGGCGCATGGCTGCCCTCCTCGCCGAACTAACGACCGGGGAAGGACTGCGGTGCTCCCTCCTGGAGGACGTGAAGCTGGGACGGGCCGATCGGTGTTACGGGCGTGCACCGGTGCTGTACGAATCCAGCCTCTACATCGTTGCGAGCGGCCGCAAGATCGGCTTCATCGGCGATCGTCGCTTCGTTTACGACCGCAACAACTACCTGGTGCTTGCGGCACCGCTGCCGTTCGAGTGTCAGACCGAAGCCGACGACGAGGGCCCGATGCTCGGGGTCTCGGTGCGCATCGTACCCAGCGTGGTCAGCGAACTGGCCGTGCACATGCCGGCCCGGCTGCGTGCCGGCAACACGGATCGTCTCGGCTGCGTCGAGGCCACGCCACTCGATGTCGCGATGAGCGACGCGGCGGTTCGACTGCTCGAATGTCTGCGCACGCCAATCGACGCGCAGATTCTCGGGCCGTCCATTGTGCGCGAGCTGGTCTATCGTGCGCTTGGCGGTCCACAGGGACACCTGCTACTGGCGATGCTTGGTCGCCACGGCCAGGCATCGCAGATCAACGCCGCGCTGCAGTGGATCCACAACCGGTACGCCGAGCCCTTCAGCGTCGGGCGCATGGCCCGCGACGTCGGCATGAGCGTGTCGGCATTTCATCATCAGTTCAAGGCACTCACGGCAACTTCGCCCGTGCAATACCTGAAGTCGGTCCGCCTTCACAAAGCCCGGGCCCTGATCGTCAACGAGGGCTCGGGCGCCGCGACGGCCGCTACCACCGTCGGATACGAAAGCGCGTCGCAGTTCAGTCGCGAATTCAAACGCTTCTTTGGTGCGAGCCCGGCCGACGAGGCCAAACGCGTGCACGCGATCATCGCCGAACCGGCGGCGGCCGACGCCCGCGCCGTCAGCTAA
- a CDS encoding efflux RND transporter periplasmic adaptor subunit codes for MTGTSRFTISGRLALFAALVLIAASVSVTYLVLRPASSVVRTSADAAAAQRGPAHSSLAGESPAQASRPIVVPVSREAAERAGILVATVGTTTGATTLRVPAVIEPNAYRSVAVTAQVSGRVTRVAGELGQRVSRGQTLAEIYSPELAEAHTKYTSAQARLRAHDQELRRTQQLVRIGAASQQELDGAHAEHAAQTAEVQSARSRLTLLGVPGAALEGGSEERPLETTSHVPAPIAGVVTERAANVGLNVDPAMMLFRVVDLSHVWVVASVYEKDFGVLRVGAPAVVRVAAYPALSIDGRISYIDPQVNPETRTARVRVEVPNTAGEQLRLGMYVDVELAGAAPAVVTVVPREAVQTIAQRTVVYKVNPANAGEFIEQTVTVGRADGTTIVVSEGLSPGDVVATKGSFFIRAERERLGLGGPAPHASPVHPAVPVSPVSAGGKVQDIAVQVTERGFEPATIRVRRSQAVRLTFTRTTDATCAKEVVVPTLKIRRPLPLDTPVAVEFTTHNQEIAFACGMDMLRGTVLVQ; via the coding sequence ATGACGGGAACGTCACGCTTCACGATCAGTGGTCGGCTCGCGCTGTTCGCGGCTCTCGTACTCATCGCGGCGAGTGTGAGTGTCACGTACCTCGTCCTGCGGCCGGCATCGTCGGTCGTGCGAACCTCAGCCGACGCAGCGGCGGCGCAACGCGGGCCAGCACACTCCTCCTTGGCTGGCGAGTCGCCGGCACAGGCGTCGCGGCCGATCGTGGTGCCTGTCTCCAGGGAAGCGGCGGAGCGTGCCGGCATTCTCGTGGCGACCGTGGGTACGACCACTGGCGCGACGACATTGCGCGTGCCGGCCGTCATCGAGCCGAACGCATACCGCAGCGTTGCCGTGACCGCCCAGGTGAGTGGCCGTGTCACGCGCGTGGCAGGAGAACTCGGTCAGCGTGTCAGCCGCGGGCAGACCCTGGCCGAGATCTACAGCCCCGAACTCGCCGAGGCCCACACGAAGTACACGTCGGCACAAGCGCGATTACGCGCCCACGATCAGGAGTTGCGGCGCACACAGCAACTGGTGCGGATCGGCGCCGCCAGCCAACAGGAGCTCGACGGCGCCCATGCCGAGCACGCAGCCCAGACCGCCGAGGTCCAGAGTGCACGGTCGCGCCTCACCCTGCTGGGGGTGCCAGGGGCGGCACTCGAAGGCGGGTCCGAGGAACGTCCTCTCGAGACCACCAGCCATGTCCCGGCGCCGATTGCCGGCGTCGTCACGGAGCGTGCCGCCAACGTCGGACTGAACGTCGATCCCGCGATGATGCTGTTCAGGGTCGTCGATCTCTCTCATGTCTGGGTGGTGGCGAGTGTCTATGAAAAGGACTTCGGCGTGTTGCGGGTTGGCGCACCGGCGGTGGTACGGGTGGCCGCGTACCCCGCGTTGTCGATCGACGGGCGCATCAGCTACATCGACCCGCAGGTGAACCCGGAGACGAGGACGGCTCGGGTCCGCGTCGAGGTGCCGAACACCGCGGGCGAGCAGCTCCGCCTCGGGATGTACGTCGACGTGGAACTCGCCGGCGCGGCGCCGGCCGTGGTGACGGTGGTGCCGCGCGAAGCGGTCCAGACCATCGCGCAACGCACGGTCGTCTACAAGGTCAACCCTGCCAACGCAGGCGAGTTCATCGAGCAGACAGTCACCGTGGGGCGTGCCGATGGCACAACGATCGTGGTGTCAGAAGGACTCTCCCCTGGAGACGTCGTCGCCACCAAGGGCAGCTTCTTCATCCGGGCAGAGCGCGAGCGCCTGGGCCTGGGCGGGCCGGCGCCGCACGCCTCGCCGGTGCATCCCGCGGTACCCGTTTCCCCCGTGTCGGCTGGGGGCAAGGTTCAGGACATCGCTGTTCAGGTGACTGAGCGAGGTTTCGAGCCGGCCACGATCCGCGTGCGGAGGAGCCAGGCCGTCCGGCTGACGTTCACGCGTACGACCGATGCCACATGTGCGAAGGAGGTCGTCGTCCCAACATTGAAGATCCGGCGCCCGTTACCTCTCGATACGCCAGTGGCTGTCGAGTTCACGACCCACAATCAGGAGATCGCGTTTGCCTGCGGCATGGACATGCTGCGTGGCACCGTGCTGGTCCAGTAG
- a CDS encoding TolC family protein, with translation MIRVIALTVLVVLTPAWVPALAQSTGTIPIKASDLLDESEGLALADAMTRAVEGEPELRAARYEVEVSRAVTKQAELRPNPSISVERREEPSGTDNLTAFAVDWPLDLFRRDARVSVATLDADTAARTYDDRIRRLLGEVRDAYGAAAAAVREIVVLDELIAAGTRQLEVLSARVTQGASPPLDRNVLAVDVRRLEADRMLQAGRAVVLMMRLKRLIGLAPEAPLRLRHTIESLVLQDTAVVPTALPEAGVVDRRPDLRAAETRVAASAARVEQAQHEGRVDAGVFGSYMRMNSGFPQQGIGPGATLERVQGVFHYVSAGLRVSLPLFNRNQGALEAAEAQHTAEEAKRDAVRLEAQTELAAARAGDAAAQSARIHVREARVQAAENLAVIQQAYDLGRLRISDVLVEQRRFLELEREYTEALRLAYEARTALRLATGDVR, from the coding sequence GTGATTCGGGTGATCGCATTGACCGTGCTCGTCGTCCTGACGCCAGCGTGGGTACCGGCACTGGCCCAGTCGACCGGAACCATACCGATCAAGGCGTCCGACCTCCTGGACGAATCCGAGGGGCTTGCGCTCGCAGATGCCATGACCCGCGCCGTCGAAGGCGAACCCGAACTGCGTGCGGCCAGATATGAGGTGGAGGTCTCGCGCGCGGTGACGAAGCAGGCCGAGCTCCGGCCGAATCCGTCGATTTCGGTCGAACGCCGCGAGGAACCGTCAGGGACCGACAACCTCACGGCGTTTGCCGTCGATTGGCCGCTTGACCTCTTTCGGCGAGATGCGCGCGTCAGTGTGGCGACCCTGGACGCGGATACCGCGGCGCGCACCTACGACGACCGGATCCGGCGGCTCCTCGGCGAGGTCCGGGACGCCTACGGCGCGGCCGCCGCGGCGGTGCGGGAGATCGTCGTGCTCGACGAGCTCATCGCGGCTGGTACTCGGCAACTGGAGGTGTTGAGCGCCAGGGTCACCCAGGGTGCCTCACCACCGCTGGATCGCAACGTGCTCGCGGTGGACGTCCGCCGGCTGGAAGCCGATCGCATGTTGCAGGCGGGGCGCGCCGTTGTCTTGATGATGCGACTGAAACGGTTGATTGGACTCGCACCGGAGGCACCCCTCCGCCTCCGGCACACGATCGAGTCGCTCGTCCTGCAAGACACTGCCGTGGTGCCAACGGCGCTGCCCGAAGCCGGGGTCGTCGACCGGCGACCCGACCTGCGCGCGGCCGAGACGCGCGTCGCGGCCTCGGCGGCGCGGGTGGAACAGGCGCAACACGAAGGCCGTGTCGACGCCGGCGTGTTCGGGAGTTACATGCGCATGAACTCCGGCTTTCCGCAGCAGGGCATTGGCCCGGGCGCGACGTTGGAGCGCGTGCAGGGGGTGTTCCATTACGTGTCTGCCGGCCTCCGTGTCTCGCTCCCGCTGTTCAATCGGAACCAGGGGGCCCTCGAGGCAGCGGAGGCACAACACACTGCGGAAGAGGCAAAACGAGACGCGGTGCGCCTGGAGGCGCAGACGGAACTCGCCGCAGCTCGCGCAGGTGATGCCGCGGCGCAATCGGCGCGCATTCACGTTCGAGAGGCCAGGGTGCAGGCCGCGGAGAATCTGGCGGTGATTCAGCAGGCGTACGACCTCGGGAGACTCCGAATCTCCGACGTCCTCGTGGAGCAGCGACGCTTCCTGGAGTTGGAGCGCGAGTACACCGAGGCCCTTCGCCTGGCCTACGAAGCACGCACCGCGTTACGCCTCGCGACGGGAGACGTCCGATGA
- a CDS encoding CusA/CzcA family heavy metal efflux RND transporter gives MINSLVELSVKNRLIVLLLYVCLAGWGWWALRHTPIDAIPDLSDNQVIVFTDWPGHSPREVEDQVTYPLTTTLQGLAGVRAVRSQSAFGFSMISVLFEDNVDLYFARSRVLERMSLVTRTLPSGATATLGPDATGVGHVFWYTVESRTHSLRDLRSLQDWFIRYQLTAVPGVAEVASVGGLVQQYQIDVNPDRLRTYGLPLSAVVSAVRESNVNVGGNVIESSGAWLIVRGVGLITSVHDVEQIVVGASGGVPVYVSQVAEVHVGDAFRVASLVKGTTEAVGGVVVARTGVNTKDLIDRVKARIAEISPGLPPGVSIVPFYDRSRLIEQAAGTLRRALIEEIVLVTLAHVVFLMHLRSILIVTLPLPLAVLTAFLGMYYAGVSSNIMSLAGIAIAIGVLVDAGIVVTENAFRSLEQGRIDTADRPRVWHTVVAATHVVARPVFFSMAIVLLAFVPVFALTGQEGKLFHPLALTKTIAVLAATVIAITLVPVLCTYLLRGTLHPEEANPVMRGLRRLYRPVLEWALTARAWALGAASVLFVGALVLARGIGSEFMPPLNEGDLLFMPIADPSISLEENTKIAARQNAALLAFPEVAHVVAKVGRAETSTDPAPLNMTETIVQLKPPEAWRPGMTLEHLRAEMSRAVQLPGVSSIWTMPIINRIDMLTTGVRSEVGVKVYGSDLEVLEDLAARVADTLRRVPGAANVYPERVTSGQYLNIEIDRTAAARYGIRVGDVSQVIETAIGETTLTTTIEGRRRFPVRVRYAPAYRTDPAALGNVLVAAPSGAQVPLAQLARIEHARGPAMISSENGLLLATVLMNVQGRDPGGFVAAAQAAVAREVRLPAGYFVGWSGRWENQVRARERLQVVVPGVLIVIFVLLYFTYHSALEAAHVLLAVPFALTGGVYLLWLLGYNFSVAVWVGFIALFGTAVQTGMVMVIYLEEAVERKRQALGGTLTRTGLHDAVIEGALLRLRPKVMTVSTVVASLLPIMWSTSVGAEVMKPLATPVLGGMVSSLLHVLVITPVLFFWIRERQLGLGSEAVAAQQRGSRPSRRAVATALFAVAVVTGAVWWSRSRAVVSQPQRLAERVAKTITAGELDIVVLASSGALRLGRNAFTIEFRQRGTERLVAVRDVHATAAMSMPGMVMSAGLTVEPTDVPGRYRATAQFDMAGAWRMSLDWSGPAGRGSANFEGVVQ, from the coding sequence GTGATCAATTCGCTCGTCGAACTGTCGGTCAAGAACCGACTCATCGTCCTCCTGCTGTACGTGTGCCTGGCTGGTTGGGGCTGGTGGGCGCTACGCCATACGCCCATCGATGCCATCCCTGACCTGTCGGACAACCAGGTCATCGTCTTCACGGACTGGCCGGGACACAGCCCCCGCGAAGTCGAGGACCAGGTCACCTACCCGCTGACCACCACGCTGCAGGGGCTGGCTGGAGTGCGGGCGGTGCGTTCGCAGTCCGCGTTCGGGTTCTCGATGATCTCGGTGCTCTTCGAGGATAACGTCGACCTGTACTTCGCCCGCTCGCGCGTGCTCGAGCGCATGAGTCTCGTCACGCGCACATTGCCTTCCGGCGCGACGGCCACGCTCGGCCCAGACGCGACGGGCGTGGGCCATGTCTTCTGGTACACGGTGGAGAGCCGCACGCACTCGTTGCGCGACCTGCGCAGCCTGCAGGACTGGTTCATCCGCTACCAACTGACCGCCGTTCCTGGCGTCGCGGAAGTCGCGTCGGTCGGCGGGCTGGTGCAGCAGTACCAGATCGATGTCAATCCCGATCGGCTGCGGACATATGGCCTGCCGCTCAGTGCGGTGGTCTCCGCCGTCCGCGAGAGCAACGTCAATGTCGGCGGCAACGTGATCGAGTCGAGCGGCGCCTGGCTCATCGTGCGCGGCGTCGGCTTGATCACCTCGGTGCACGACGTCGAGCAGATCGTCGTCGGGGCGTCCGGTGGTGTCCCGGTCTACGTGTCGCAGGTGGCCGAGGTCCACGTCGGGGACGCGTTTCGTGTCGCGTCCCTGGTCAAGGGCACGACGGAGGCCGTTGGCGGCGTCGTGGTCGCTCGCACGGGCGTCAACACCAAGGACCTGATCGATCGCGTCAAGGCACGCATCGCGGAAATCTCGCCAGGCTTGCCCCCGGGCGTCTCGATCGTCCCGTTCTACGACCGCTCGCGCCTGATCGAGCAGGCGGCGGGGACATTGCGGCGGGCGTTGATCGAGGAGATCGTCCTCGTCACGTTGGCGCACGTCGTGTTCCTGATGCATCTGCGCTCGATCCTGATCGTGACGCTGCCCCTGCCGCTCGCGGTGTTGACGGCGTTCCTCGGGATGTACTACGCCGGGGTGTCCTCGAACATCATGAGCCTGGCCGGCATCGCCATCGCCATCGGCGTCCTCGTGGACGCGGGCATTGTCGTCACCGAGAACGCGTTCCGCTCGCTCGAGCAGGGCCGCATCGACACGGCCGATCGGCCCCGCGTGTGGCACACCGTGGTCGCGGCAACCCATGTGGTCGCGCGGCCGGTGTTCTTCTCGATGGCCATTGTCCTGCTCGCGTTCGTGCCCGTCTTCGCGCTCACCGGCCAGGAAGGGAAGCTGTTCCACCCTCTGGCACTCACCAAGACCATCGCGGTCCTCGCCGCAACGGTCATCGCCATCACGCTGGTGCCCGTACTCTGCACGTACCTGCTGCGCGGCACGCTGCATCCCGAGGAGGCGAACCCGGTGATGCGAGGGTTGCGGCGCCTCTACCGACCGGTGCTCGAATGGGCACTGACGGCTCGGGCGTGGGCGCTTGGAGCGGCGTCCGTCCTGTTTGTCGGCGCGCTCGTGCTGGCGCGCGGCATTGGCAGTGAGTTCATGCCGCCGTTGAACGAGGGCGACCTGCTGTTCATGCCGATCGCCGATCCGAGCATCTCTCTCGAGGAGAACACGAAGATTGCCGCGCGACAGAACGCGGCGTTGCTCGCGTTTCCTGAAGTCGCGCACGTGGTGGCCAAGGTCGGACGCGCGGAGACATCCACGGATCCGGCGCCCCTGAACATGACGGAGACCATCGTCCAGTTGAAGCCGCCAGAGGCGTGGCGGCCTGGGATGACCCTCGAGCACTTGCGTGCGGAGATGAGTCGCGCGGTGCAACTGCCTGGCGTCTCCAGTATCTGGACGATGCCGATCATCAACCGGATCGACATGCTCACGACGGGCGTGCGTTCCGAGGTGGGTGTCAAAGTGTATGGCAGCGATCTCGAGGTCCTCGAAGACCTCGCCGCGCGTGTGGCCGACACACTGCGACGAGTGCCGGGGGCGGCCAACGTCTACCCGGAGCGCGTCACGAGCGGACAGTACCTGAACATCGAGATCGACCGGACGGCGGCGGCGCGCTACGGCATCCGGGTCGGCGACGTGTCGCAGGTCATCGAGACCGCGATTGGCGAGACGACGCTCACGACGACGATTGAGGGGCGTCGCCGCTTTCCGGTGCGGGTCCGCTACGCGCCGGCCTACCGCACCGATCCCGCAGCCCTCGGCAACGTGCTGGTTGCGGCACCCTCGGGCGCGCAGGTGCCGCTCGCCCAACTGGCCCGCATCGAGCACGCGCGCGGCCCCGCCATGATCTCGTCCGAGAACGGGCTCCTGCTGGCCACCGTGCTCATGAATGTGCAGGGACGCGATCCGGGAGGATTCGTGGCCGCTGCCCAGGCAGCCGTGGCTCGCGAGGTTCGCCTGCCGGCCGGCTACTTCGTCGGGTGGAGCGGACGCTGGGAGAACCAGGTGCGTGCCAGAGAGCGGCTGCAGGTCGTGGTGCCGGGGGTCCTGATCGTCATCTTCGTCCTGCTGTACTTCACGTACCACTCCGCGCTCGAAGCCGCGCACGTCCTCCTGGCGGTGCCTTTCGCGCTGACCGGCGGGGTCTACCTGCTCTGGCTGCTCGGCTACAACTTCTCCGTCGCGGTGTGGGTGGGGTTCATCGCCTTGTTCGGCACCGCCGTGCAGACCGGCATGGTGATGGTCATCTACCTCGAGGAGGCGGTCGAACGAAAGCGGCAGGCACTCGGCGGGACGCTCACGCGCACGGGCCTGCACGATGCCGTGATCGAGGGCGCGCTCCTGCGGCTGCGGCCCAAGGTGATGACGGTGTCCACGGTGGTGGCCAGCCTGCTCCCGATCATGTGGAGCACGAGTGTCGGTGCCGAAGTGATGAAGCCGTTGGCGACGCCGGTCCTCGGCGGCATGGTGTCGTCGCTGCTGCACGTACTCGTGATCACACCCGTACTGTTCTTCTGGATTCGCGAGCGGCAACTCGGGCTCGGGAGCGAGGCGGTAGCAGCGCAGCAGAGAGGCTCTCGGCCTTCACGCCGCGCCGTCGCGACGGCGCTCTTCGCCGTGGCTGTTGTGACGGGCGCCGTCTGGTGGAGCCGGTCACGCGCGGTTGTTTCCCAGCCGCAACGGCTCGCCGAACGGGTCGCGAAGACGATTACCGCAGGCGAACTCGACATCGTGGTGCTCGCGTCGTCGGGCGCCCTGCGGCTGGGGCGCAACGCGTTCACCATCGAGTTCCGACAGAGAGGCACCGAGCGACTGGTGGCTGTGCGCGACGTCCATGCGACGGCCGCCATGTCGATGCCCGGGATGGTGATGTCGGCGGGGCTGACGGTCGAGCCGACGGATGTACCAGGTCGCTATCGCGCGACCGCGCAGTTCGACATGGCCGGCGCCTGGCGCATGAGCCTCGACTGGTCAGGGCCCGCGGGACGCGGGTCGGCCAATTTCGAAGGAGTGGTGCAGTGA
- a CDS encoding MFS transporter, whose product MPRRALVGLGLGQCINWGVLYYAFAGLLLPMATDLRATPWVVTGAFSSALLVAALAAPVVGQWSDRGEAPRIMQIGGVAATVLLAASAFASHVFHLYVIWAALGFCMAATLYEPAFAIVGRRHSNAAGRLRALAFVTIFGGLASTVFLPLTGWLIGEVGWRRAVVALAACIGASTLITWCVACRDAAARTEPLAQAVQRAASRKPAVGLQPMLVTFAFVSLAGTAVMSNLVAALSERGFTAGTAATLGGLFGVMQLPGRVLLLQADDHTSPSVLLGVSLCLQAVGLLAWAVVPSDTAVVLGLAVFAVGAGLSTLVRPYLVQNEFGAEQAGQLNGRIARAQQLARAAGPVVAGAFASLAGYRFVLVVLGATFAALALASPSRSASASPIRPL is encoded by the coding sequence ATGCCACGCCGTGCGCTCGTCGGCTTGGGGCTGGGCCAGTGCATCAACTGGGGCGTCCTGTACTACGCCTTCGCCGGGCTGCTGCTGCCGATGGCGACCGACCTCCGAGCCACTCCCTGGGTGGTCACGGGCGCATTCTCATCGGCCTTGCTCGTTGCGGCCCTGGCCGCGCCGGTGGTGGGGCAGTGGAGTGACCGTGGCGAGGCGCCGCGCATCATGCAGATCGGCGGCGTCGCGGCGACCGTGTTGCTCGCCGCCTCGGCCTTCGCGTCACACGTCTTCCACCTGTACGTGATCTGGGCAGCGCTCGGCTTCTGCATGGCCGCCACACTGTACGAGCCGGCGTTCGCGATCGTCGGACGGCGGCACAGCAATGCCGCCGGACGCCTTCGCGCGCTGGCGTTCGTGACGATCTTCGGTGGGCTTGCGAGCACGGTCTTCCTGCCGCTCACGGGCTGGCTGATTGGCGAGGTCGGGTGGCGGCGCGCTGTGGTGGCCCTCGCTGCCTGCATCGGCGCGTCCACGCTCATCACATGGTGCGTGGCGTGCCGGGATGCGGCAGCACGCACGGAACCTCTGGCGCAAGCAGTTCAGCGAGCCGCATCACGCAAGCCCGCTGTAGGCCTTCAGCCAATGCTGGTCACCTTCGCGTTCGTCAGCCTCGCCGGCACCGCCGTGATGTCCAACCTCGTTGCCGCGCTGAGCGAGCGAGGGTTCACGGCGGGAACGGCGGCGACCTTGGGCGGCCTCTTCGGTGTCATGCAATTGCCCGGGCGTGTGCTGCTCCTGCAGGCGGACGACCACACGTCACCGTCTGTGCTGCTCGGCGTGAGCCTCTGCCTGCAGGCCGTCGGGCTGCTCGCCTGGGCGGTGGTGCCGTCCGACACCGCGGTGGTCCTCGGGCTGGCGGTGTTCGCCGTGGGCGCCGGGCTGTCCACGCTCGTCCGCCCTTACCTGGTGCAGAACGAGTTTGGCGCCGAACAGGCCGGGCAGTTGAATGGCCGGATTGCCCGCGCCCAGCAACTGGCTCGAGCCGCTGGCCCGGTTGTCGCGGGAGCTTTCGCGTCATTAGCCGGGTATCGCTTCGTGCTTGTGGTGCTCGGCGCGACCTTCGCGGCCCTTGCATTGGCGTCGCCGTCGCGGTCGGCTTCAGCGTCCCCAATTCGTCCTTTGTGA